In one Nicotiana tomentosiformis chromosome 6, ASM39032v3, whole genome shotgun sequence genomic region, the following are encoded:
- the LOC138894109 gene encoding uncharacterized protein yields MGSLAFIPVGERPLAVDVQVLANQFVRLDISEPRWVLAYVISRSSLYDHIRERQYGDPHLLVHKDTVQHDDARDVTIGDDGVLTMQGRICVPNVYGLHELILEEAHSSWYSIHLGAAKMYQDLSQHYWWMRIKNDIVGFVVRCLNCQQVKYEHQRPGGLL; encoded by the coding sequence atgggtagccttgcattcattcctgttggtgagagacctcttgcagtcgatgttcaggttttggccaaccagttcgtgagattagatatttcggagcccagatGGGTTCTAGCTTATGTGATTTCTCgttcttccttatatgatcacatcagagagcgccagtatggtgatccccatttgcttgtccataaggacacggttcagcacgatgatgccagggatgttactattggggatgatggagtGTTGacgatgcagggtcggatttgtgtgcctaatgtatatgggctacatgagttgattcttgaggaggcccatagttcgtggtattctattcatctaggtgccgcgaagatgtaccaagacttgagccagcattattggtggatgaGAATAAAGaatgatatagtggggtttgtagttCGGTGccttaattgtcagcaggtgaagtatgagcatcagagaccaggtggattACTTTAG